The following coding sequences lie in one Arthrobacter sp. PGP41 genomic window:
- a CDS encoding M20 family metallo-hydrolase, with the protein MSNGAVPEPDPTKFTGADAVFLQDFATLSAFGATPGGGVERQAGSPADGKQRAWLSAILRDKGFNVSFDQVGNQFGLLDVNPGAPYVLVGSHLDSQPTAGRYDGAYGVLAAAHAAFSLAAEWRAAGTIPRYNLAVVNWFNEEGARFKPSMMGSSVYTGKMTPEEALATADHGGTTVRQALEATASLGEGTGPNAAYAAEIHIQQGRSMERDGVTVGVVDSNWAANKYQFEVRGEQAHTGSTVIADRRDALLGASMLVVAAREIADHFPGGAVHTSVGQLDVYPNSPVVVPSLVSLLLDLRSADEELLADADQMLHDRIGQIERAARVEISKTGSHCWPVTPYQPEGVALAEKTAANRGLAYSRVKTLAGHDSTNLKDIVPTVMLFVPSVKGISHNEHEYTTDQDIISGLHVLTDVVRSLCLGELDPR; encoded by the coding sequence ATGAGCAACGGAGCCGTGCCCGAACCCGATCCCACGAAGTTCACGGGAGCTGACGCCGTGTTCCTCCAGGACTTCGCCACACTCAGCGCCTTTGGTGCCACTCCCGGCGGGGGTGTGGAGCGGCAGGCGGGTTCGCCGGCAGACGGGAAACAACGGGCCTGGCTGTCCGCCATCCTTCGCGACAAGGGGTTCAACGTATCCTTCGACCAGGTCGGAAACCAGTTCGGCCTGCTGGACGTGAACCCCGGTGCGCCATACGTGCTGGTTGGCTCCCACCTTGATTCGCAGCCGACGGCGGGACGGTATGACGGTGCCTACGGCGTGCTCGCCGCCGCCCATGCAGCATTCAGCCTCGCTGCCGAATGGCGTGCCGCAGGGACAATTCCCCGGTACAACCTGGCCGTCGTGAACTGGTTCAACGAGGAAGGTGCCCGCTTCAAGCCGTCCATGATGGGCAGTTCCGTCTACACGGGAAAGATGACACCCGAGGAAGCCCTGGCGACGGCGGACCATGGCGGCACAACCGTTCGCCAGGCCTTGGAAGCAACCGCATCGCTGGGCGAGGGCACAGGGCCGAACGCAGCCTATGCCGCCGAAATCCACATCCAGCAGGGCCGCAGCATGGAACGCGACGGCGTCACCGTCGGCGTCGTCGATTCCAACTGGGCGGCCAACAAGTACCAGTTTGAGGTCCGCGGCGAGCAGGCGCACACCGGCTCAACGGTCATCGCTGACCGGCGCGACGCCCTCCTGGGCGCGTCGATGCTCGTGGTCGCCGCGAGGGAAATCGCAGACCACTTTCCAGGCGGGGCCGTCCACACCTCGGTAGGCCAGCTTGACGTCTATCCCAACTCGCCCGTCGTCGTCCCCTCGCTGGTTTCCTTGCTCCTTGACCTGAGGTCGGCCGACGAGGAACTCCTCGCCGACGCCGACCAGATGCTCCACGACCGCATCGGCCAGATCGAGCGGGCTGCCCGGGTGGAGATCAGCAAGACGGGATCCCACTGCTGGCCGGTTACCCCTTACCAGCCGGAAGGAGTGGCACTGGCCGAAAAGACCGCTGCAAACCGCGGATTGGCCTATTCGCGGGTCAAGACGCTGGCCGGACACGACTCCACCAACCTGAAGGACATCGTTCCCACGGTGATGCTGTTCGTCCCGTCGGTGAAGGGCATCTCCCACAACGAGCACGAGTACACCACGGACCAGGACATCATCAGCGGCCTGCACGTGCTCACCGACGTTGTCCGCAGCCTCTGCCTCGGGGAACTCGACCCCCGGTAG
- the glyA gene encoding serine hydroxymethyltransferase → MVEQLNERLSAVDPEVQQAIAQELVRQQSTLEMIASENFAPSAVMEAQGSVLTNKYAEGYPGKRYYGGCEHVDVVEQLAIDRVKALFGAEFANVQPHSGAQANAAAMFALLNPGDTIMGLDLAHGGHLTHGMRINFSGKLYNVVPYHVRESDLRIDMAEVEALALEHRPRLIVAGWSAYSRQLDFAEFRRIADLVDAYLMVDMAHFAGLVAAGLHPNPVPYADVVTTTTHKTLGGPRGGVILAKEQYAKKINSAVFPGQQGGPLEHVIAAKAVAFKLAGSPEFKERQERVLQGSKLLAERLLRDDVAAAGISVVNGGTDVHLVLVDLRNSELDGQQAEDALHRIGITVNRNAVPFDPRPPMVSSGLRIGTPALATRGFGAEEFTEVADVIATALIAAAGNAASGTTSLGDNTAVELRARVTALAEKFPLYPHLSNGTEVAALEADLIGAAQ, encoded by the coding sequence GTGGTTGAGCAGTTGAACGAGCGACTTTCCGCAGTCGATCCAGAGGTCCAGCAGGCCATTGCCCAGGAGCTGGTGCGCCAGCAGTCCACGCTGGAAATGATTGCCTCGGAGAATTTCGCCCCGTCCGCCGTCATGGAGGCGCAGGGCTCCGTCCTCACCAACAAGTACGCGGAGGGCTACCCGGGCAAGCGCTACTACGGCGGCTGCGAGCACGTTGATGTGGTGGAGCAGCTTGCCATCGACCGCGTGAAGGCACTGTTCGGTGCCGAGTTCGCCAACGTCCAGCCGCACTCCGGCGCGCAGGCCAACGCAGCCGCCATGTTCGCCCTGCTGAACCCGGGCGACACCATCATGGGCCTGGACCTGGCCCACGGCGGCCACCTCACCCACGGCATGCGCATCAACTTCTCCGGCAAGCTCTACAACGTAGTCCCCTACCACGTGCGCGAATCCGACCTCCGGATCGATATGGCCGAGGTGGAAGCCCTGGCCCTTGAGCACCGCCCGCGGCTCATCGTGGCCGGCTGGTCCGCCTACTCCCGCCAGCTGGACTTCGCAGAGTTCCGCCGCATCGCGGACCTGGTGGACGCGTACCTCATGGTGGACATGGCACATTTCGCCGGACTCGTGGCCGCGGGCCTGCACCCGAACCCGGTCCCCTACGCCGACGTCGTCACGACCACCACCCACAAGACCCTCGGCGGACCGCGCGGCGGCGTCATCCTCGCCAAGGAGCAGTACGCCAAGAAGATCAACAGCGCCGTCTTCCCCGGCCAGCAGGGCGGCCCGCTGGAGCACGTGATCGCCGCCAAGGCCGTGGCCTTCAAGCTCGCCGGCAGCCCCGAATTCAAGGAACGCCAGGAACGCGTCCTGCAGGGCTCCAAGCTCCTGGCCGAACGGCTCCTCCGCGACGACGTCGCCGCGGCCGGAATCTCCGTGGTCAACGGCGGCACCGACGTGCACCTGGTCCTGGTGGACCTCCGCAACTCCGAGCTGGACGGCCAGCAGGCCGAGGACGCCCTGCACCGCATCGGCATCACGGTGAACCGCAACGCCGTCCCCTTCGACCCCCGCCCGCCGATGGTCTCCTCCGGACTGCGGATCGGCACTCCGGCCCTGGCCACCCGCGGCTTCGGCGCCGAGGAATTCACGGAGGTAGCCGACGTTATTGCGACGGCGCTCATCGCCGCTGCGGGCAACGCCGCCTCCGGGACCACGTCCCTGGGCGACAACACCGCCGTCGAACTCCGCGCCCGCGTCACCGCCCTGGCGGAGAAGTTCCCCCTCTACCCCCACCTCAGCAACGGCACTGAAGTTGCCGCCCTTGAAGCAGACCTGATTGGAGCAGCCCAGTGA
- a CDS encoding sarcosine oxidase subunit gamma, whose translation MAETAAPATSYQKNLSLRVSPAARLRADFETGSVPGVVEISEVAFLTMVGLRANRDSDAGQRIASVTGGLPEKCGSVAGAGETSVLWLGPEEFLVVAPREAHESLGGDLIQALREALGDGAGQVVDLSANRTTFELTGPRARAVLEKGCSLDLHPRVLKAGTALSTEVGNIPVVLWKTGDESYRIFPRASFADFLGRWLLDAMREYASPEVP comes from the coding sequence ATGGCTGAAACAGCAGCACCCGCAACCTCCTACCAGAAGAACCTCTCACTCCGCGTCAGCCCTGCCGCCCGGCTCCGGGCAGACTTTGAAACCGGGTCCGTCCCCGGCGTGGTGGAGATCAGCGAAGTGGCATTCCTGACCATGGTGGGCCTCCGGGCCAACCGGGACAGCGACGCCGGACAGCGCATCGCCTCCGTCACCGGCGGCCTGCCCGAAAAGTGCGGCAGCGTGGCCGGCGCCGGTGAGACGTCCGTGCTGTGGCTCGGCCCGGAAGAGTTCCTGGTGGTGGCTCCGAGGGAAGCGCACGAATCCCTTGGCGGCGACCTGATCCAGGCGCTCCGGGAAGCGCTCGGCGATGGCGCTGGCCAGGTGGTGGACCTCTCCGCAAACCGCACCACGTTCGAGCTCACCGGGCCGCGGGCCCGCGCCGTCCTGGAAAAGGGCTGCTCGCTGGACCTGCACCCGCGCGTCCTGAAGGCCGGAACAGCCCTCTCGACGGAGGTCGGCAACATCCCCGTGGTCCTGTGGAAGACCGGCGACGAGAGCTACCGGATTTTCCCCCGCGCCTCGTTCGCCGATTTCCTGGGCCGCTGGCTCCTGGACGCCATGCGCGAATACGCCTCGCCTGAGGTCCCCTAA
- a CDS encoding sarcosine oxidase subunit alpha family protein has product MTSQNARLAAGGRIDRTISWRFTVDGEEFTGHPGDTLASALIANGRINAGNSLYEDRPRGIMSAGVEESNAMVKIAARFPGDVAESMLPATTVTLVDGLKAELLSGLGKLDPAEDRAEYDKKYVHTDVLVVGGGPAGLAAAREAVRSGARVMLLDDQPELGGSLLSGSTAPELAETIEGKPALEWVADVEAELVSGAESTVLNRTTAFGAYDANYVIAVQNRTDHLSSPAAPGVSRQRIWHIRANQVVLAPGAHERPLVFENNDRPGIMLASAVRSYLNRYAVAAGRRVVISTTNDSAYALAADLRAAGVKLAAVVDARPQLTAVAAAAVEAGTRVLIGSAVANTSSQSADGRVDGVTVRSINADGELTSGVEQIACDLLAVSGGWSPLVHLHSQRQGKLRWDDELAAFVPSTVVPNQQTIGSGRGSFALEDCLAEGVSAGASAAIAAGFASAVVPLVLAEPKASAPTRQLWLVPGETGTPDDWHQHYVDFQRDQSVADVLRSTGAGMRSVEHIKRYTSISTANDQGKTSGVNAIGVIAAALRTAGEASRGIGDIGTTTYRAPFTPVAFAALAGRQRGELFDPARKTSIHPWHVAKGALFEDVGQWKRPWYYPQDGEDMDTAVLRECAAVRDSVGFMDATTLGKIEIRGKDAGEFLNRIYTNAFKKLAPGSARYGVMCMADGMIFDDGVTLRLDEETYFMTTTTGGAAKVLDWLEEWLQTEWPELDVHCTSVTEQWSTIAVVGPKSRAVLAKVAPGLAANGGLEAEAFPFMTFRETTLASGVRARVCRISFSGELAYEINVPSWYGLNTWEAVAAAGAEFNITPYGTETMHVLRAEKGYPIVGQDTDGTVTPQDAGMEWIVSKAKDFIGKRSYARADGQREDRKHLVSVLPVDGTLRLPEGTQLVEKGRSTNPAYGPVPMEGFVTSSYHSAALGRSFGLALIKNGRNRIGETLVAAAGDQLVDVVVAETVLFDPEGTRKDG; this is encoded by the coding sequence GTGACTTCCCAGAACGCCCGCCTCGCCGCCGGCGGACGCATCGACCGCACCATCTCCTGGCGTTTCACCGTGGACGGCGAGGAGTTCACCGGCCACCCCGGCGATACCCTCGCCTCGGCCCTGATCGCCAACGGCCGCATCAACGCCGGCAACTCCCTCTACGAGGACCGGCCCCGCGGCATCATGTCCGCCGGCGTGGAGGAATCCAACGCGATGGTGAAGATCGCCGCGCGTTTCCCCGGCGACGTGGCCGAATCCATGCTTCCCGCCACTACCGTCACCCTGGTGGACGGCCTGAAGGCGGAACTCCTCAGCGGGCTGGGCAAGCTCGACCCGGCCGAGGACCGCGCCGAGTACGACAAGAAGTACGTCCACACCGACGTCCTGGTGGTCGGCGGCGGCCCTGCCGGCCTGGCCGCGGCCCGTGAAGCGGTCCGTTCCGGCGCCCGCGTGATGCTCCTGGACGACCAGCCCGAGCTGGGCGGATCCCTCCTCTCCGGATCAACGGCACCCGAACTGGCTGAGACCATCGAGGGCAAGCCCGCCCTGGAGTGGGTGGCGGACGTCGAAGCCGAGCTCGTCTCCGGTGCCGAGTCCACCGTCCTGAACCGCACCACGGCCTTCGGCGCCTACGACGCCAACTACGTGATCGCCGTGCAGAACCGCACGGACCACCTGTCCTCCCCCGCCGCCCCCGGGGTCTCCCGGCAGCGTATTTGGCACATCCGTGCCAACCAGGTGGTGCTGGCCCCCGGCGCCCACGAGCGCCCGCTGGTGTTCGAGAACAACGACCGGCCCGGCATCATGCTCGCCTCCGCAGTCCGCAGCTACCTCAACCGCTATGCAGTGGCCGCCGGCCGGCGCGTGGTCATCAGCACCACGAATGACAGCGCCTACGCCCTGGCCGCGGACCTCCGCGCCGCCGGCGTGAAGCTCGCCGCCGTGGTGGACGCCCGTCCGCAGCTCACCGCGGTGGCCGCTGCCGCCGTCGAAGCCGGCACGCGGGTGCTGATCGGCAGTGCCGTGGCCAACACGTCTTCGCAGTCGGCAGACGGCCGCGTGGACGGCGTCACCGTCCGCAGCATTAACGCCGACGGCGAGCTCACCTCGGGCGTCGAACAGATCGCCTGCGATCTCCTGGCTGTTTCCGGCGGCTGGAGCCCGCTGGTGCACCTGCACTCCCAGCGGCAGGGCAAGCTGCGCTGGGACGACGAACTGGCCGCCTTTGTGCCGAGCACCGTGGTTCCCAACCAGCAGACCATCGGCTCGGGCCGCGGGAGCTTCGCCTTGGAGGATTGCCTCGCCGAGGGCGTCTCCGCCGGCGCTTCCGCAGCCATCGCTGCCGGGTTCGCGTCCGCCGTCGTTCCTCTCGTCCTGGCGGAGCCGAAGGCCTCCGCCCCCACCCGCCAGCTGTGGCTCGTCCCCGGCGAGACCGGGACCCCGGATGACTGGCACCAGCACTACGTCGACTTCCAGCGCGACCAGTCCGTGGCTGACGTGCTGCGTTCCACCGGAGCCGGCATGCGGTCCGTGGAGCACATCAAGCGCTACACCTCCATCAGCACCGCCAACGACCAGGGCAAGACCTCCGGCGTCAACGCGATCGGCGTCATTGCCGCCGCCCTCCGGACCGCCGGTGAAGCATCCCGCGGCATCGGCGACATCGGCACCACCACCTACCGCGCACCGTTCACCCCGGTGGCGTTCGCGGCACTGGCCGGACGCCAGCGGGGCGAGCTGTTCGATCCCGCCCGCAAGACCTCAATCCACCCTTGGCACGTGGCCAAGGGTGCCCTGTTCGAGGACGTCGGGCAGTGGAAGCGGCCCTGGTACTACCCGCAGGACGGGGAGGACATGGACACGGCCGTGCTGCGCGAGTGCGCTGCCGTCCGCGACTCCGTGGGCTTCATGGACGCCACCACCCTGGGCAAGATCGAAATCCGGGGCAAGGACGCCGGCGAGTTCCTGAACCGGATCTACACCAACGCCTTCAAGAAGCTCGCCCCGGGTTCCGCCCGCTACGGCGTGATGTGCATGGCGGACGGCATGATCTTCGACGACGGCGTGACCCTGCGCCTGGACGAGGAGACCTACTTCATGACCACCACCACCGGCGGCGCCGCCAAGGTGCTGGACTGGCTGGAGGAATGGCTGCAGACCGAGTGGCCGGAACTGGACGTGCACTGCACCTCGGTGACCGAACAGTGGAGCACCATTGCCGTCGTCGGACCCAAATCCCGCGCAGTCCTCGCGAAGGTGGCGCCGGGACTGGCCGCCAACGGCGGACTGGAGGCCGAAGCCTTCCCGTTCATGACCTTCCGCGAAACCACCCTGGCCTCCGGCGTCCGCGCCCGGGTCTGCCGGATCTCCTTCTCCGGCGAACTGGCCTACGAAATCAACGTGCCGTCCTGGTACGGGCTGAACACCTGGGAAGCCGTGGCCGCCGCCGGGGCCGAGTTCAACATCACCCCCTACGGCACCGAGACCATGCACGTGCTCCGCGCCGAGAAGGGCTACCCGATCGTCGGGCAGGACACGGACGGCACCGTCACCCCGCAGGACGCGGGCATGGAATGGATCGTCTCCAAGGCCAAGGACTTCATCGGCAAGCGCTCCTACGCCCGGGCCGACGGCCAGCGCGAGGACCGCAAGCACCTGGTCAGCGTGCTGCCGGTGGACGGGACGCTGCGGCTGCCCGAAGGCACCCAGCTCGTTGAGAAGGGCCGTTCCACCAACCCGGCCTACGGGCCGGTCCCGATGGAAGGCTTCGTCACCTCCAGCTACCACAGCGCGGCACTCGGCAGGTCCTTCGGCCTGGCCCTGATCAAGAACGGCCGCAACCGCATCGGCGAAACCCTCGTGGCTGCTGCCGGCGACCAGCTGGTGGACGTCGTCGTCGCCGAAACCGTACTTTTTGACCCCGAAGGGACCCGCAAAGATGGCTGA
- a CDS encoding GntR family transcriptional regulator has protein sequence MNALLALTPAEEEAPSQAEAAYRQLRDKLIMLEIRPGEPINDGQLAAELGFSRTPVREAIKRLEVDHLVISYPRRGTFATNVDFTELADVSEIRELLEPLAARRAADRASESMRRELLQVADAIAGLEPSPGESRDLMRYDLMVHRLIYKAAANPHLEDTLIRYDNLATRIWCVVLDKVPSVTGHITEHVDLLKAVAAGDADKAGELALHHVTSFEETIRKVL, from the coding sequence TTGAATGCACTTCTTGCCCTGACCCCTGCGGAGGAGGAAGCTCCGTCCCAGGCCGAGGCAGCGTACCGGCAGCTGCGGGACAAGTTGATCATGCTGGAGATCCGGCCCGGGGAGCCCATCAATGACGGGCAGCTGGCTGCGGAGCTCGGCTTCAGCCGCACTCCCGTGCGAGAGGCAATCAAGCGCCTTGAGGTGGACCACCTGGTGATCTCGTATCCGCGCCGGGGGACTTTCGCCACCAACGTCGACTTCACGGAGCTCGCCGACGTCTCCGAAATCCGGGAGTTGCTGGAGCCCCTCGCTGCCCGCCGCGCGGCGGACCGGGCGAGCGAAAGTATGCGGCGGGAACTGCTGCAGGTGGCTGATGCCATTGCCGGGCTTGAGCCTAGTCCGGGGGAGTCCCGCGACCTGATGCGCTACGACCTCATGGTGCACCGGCTGATCTACAAGGCCGCCGCCAACCCCCATTTGGAAGACACCCTGATCCGCTACGACAACCTGGCCACCCGAATCTGGTGCGTGGTCCTGGACAAGGTGCCCTCGGTAACCGGCCACATCACCGAGCATGTGGACCTGCTCAAGGCGGTGGCCGCCGGCGACGCCGATAAGGCAGGCGAGCTGGCCCTGCACCACGTCACCAGCTTCGAGGAAACCATCCGCAAGGTGCTGTAG
- a CDS encoding sarcosine oxidase subunit delta: MLLISCPNCGSRDETEFHYGGQAHVPYPENPNELNDREWAEYLFYRDNTKGAFAERWLHSTGCRQWFNMLRDTVTYEIQAIYPMGTPRPDAAGQLTAETGTASLAPDSTTTGTAAPSISGTSMSGTSTTSASTTAPEGATK, encoded by the coding sequence ATGCTGCTCATCTCCTGCCCCAACTGCGGCTCCCGTGACGAGACCGAGTTCCACTACGGCGGCCAGGCCCACGTGCCGTACCCGGAAAACCCGAACGAGCTGAACGACCGCGAATGGGCCGAGTACCTGTTCTACCGGGATAACACCAAGGGCGCCTTCGCCGAACGCTGGCTGCACAGCACCGGCTGCCGCCAGTGGTTCAACATGCTCCGCGATACCGTCACGTACGAGATCCAGGCGATCTACCCGATGGGCACGCCCCGGCCGGATGCCGCCGGTCAGTTGACCGCCGAAACGGGCACCGCCAGCCTGGCCCCGGACAGCACAACCACCGGGACCGCGGCACCCAGCATTTCAGGGACAAGCATGTCCGGCACCAGCACAACCTCCGCCAGCACCACCGCCCCGGAAGGAGCAACCAAGTGA
- a CDS encoding L-serine ammonia-lyase: MALSVLDLFTVGIGPSSSHTVGPMRAAKLFADGLKGDGLLSSTRRVQAELFGSLGATGRGHGSDKAVVLGFKGLDPETVDTSTADDQVAAAALDAELWLGGDHRVDFNWDEDVVLHRRKSLPAHPNGMTFRALDHTGAVLSERSFYSIGGGFVVDGDADAGDRVVADATVLPYPFTTADELLEICSREGMSISDVMLANELTWRTEAELREELLKLWAVMRECVDNGCAAEGILPGGLNVRRRAPSLFQTLTADTGVTDPLRAMEWVNLFALAVNEENAAGGRIVTAPTNGAAGIVPAVLHYYVKFVPGANDDGVVRFLLAAAAVGILFKINASISGAEVGCQGEVGSACSMAAAGLCEVLGGTPAQVENAAEVGIEHNLGLTCDPVGGLVQIPCIERNAIASVKAINAARLALHGDGSHKVSLDKAIKTMRETGADMKTKYKETSRGGLAVNVIEC, translated from the coding sequence ATGGCACTCAGCGTCCTGGACCTGTTCACCGTTGGCATCGGGCCGTCGTCGTCACACACGGTAGGCCCGATGCGGGCGGCGAAGCTGTTCGCCGACGGACTCAAGGGCGACGGACTCCTGAGCTCCACCCGGCGCGTGCAGGCCGAACTGTTCGGTTCGCTGGGCGCCACCGGGCGGGGCCACGGTTCGGACAAGGCCGTGGTCCTGGGCTTCAAGGGCCTGGACCCCGAAACCGTGGATACGTCGACAGCGGATGACCAGGTGGCTGCGGCCGCCCTCGACGCCGAACTGTGGTTGGGCGGCGACCACCGGGTGGACTTCAACTGGGACGAGGACGTGGTCCTCCACCGGCGGAAGTCCCTCCCGGCCCACCCCAACGGCATGACCTTCCGCGCCCTGGACCACACCGGGGCTGTCCTGAGCGAACGGAGCTTCTATTCGATTGGCGGCGGCTTCGTGGTGGACGGGGACGCCGACGCCGGCGACCGCGTGGTGGCTGACGCCACGGTCCTTCCATATCCCTTCACGACGGCGGACGAGCTGCTGGAGATCTGCAGCCGTGAAGGCATGTCCATCTCGGACGTGATGCTCGCCAATGAGCTGACCTGGCGGACGGAAGCGGAACTGAGGGAAGAACTGCTGAAGCTCTGGGCCGTCATGCGCGAATGCGTGGACAACGGCTGCGCCGCGGAAGGAATCCTGCCGGGCGGCCTCAACGTACGCCGCCGCGCGCCGTCGTTGTTCCAGACCCTGACGGCGGACACCGGCGTGACCGATCCGCTCCGGGCGATGGAGTGGGTGAACCTGTTCGCCCTCGCCGTGAACGAGGAGAACGCCGCAGGCGGCCGGATCGTCACCGCGCCCACCAACGGCGCGGCCGGCATCGTCCCGGCGGTGCTGCACTACTACGTGAAGTTCGTGCCCGGCGCCAACGACGACGGCGTGGTCCGCTTCCTGCTGGCCGCGGCCGCCGTCGGAATCCTGTTCAAGATCAACGCCTCCATCTCCGGTGCCGAGGTGGGCTGCCAGGGCGAGGTGGGTTCCGCCTGCTCCATGGCCGCCGCCGGGCTCTGCGAGGTCCTGGGCGGCACGCCCGCCCAGGTGGAGAACGCCGCCGAGGTGGGCATTGAACACAACCTGGGCCTGACGTGCGACCCCGTGGGCGGGCTGGTGCAGATCCCCTGCATCGAGCGCAACGCCATCGCCAGCGTCAAGGCCATCAACGCCGCCCGCCTTGCCCTGCACGGCGACGGCAGCCACAAGGTTTCCCTCGACAAGGCCATCAAAACGATGCGCGAGACGGGTGCCGACATGAAAACCAAGTACAAGGAAACGTCCCGAGGGGGCCTTGCCGTGAATGTGATCGAGTGCTGA
- a CDS encoding sarcosine oxidase subunit beta family protein codes for MSADLLPEHPDFLWRNPEPKSSYDAVIVGGGGHGLATAYFLAKNHGMTNIAVLEKGWLAGGNMARNTTIIRSNYLWDESAAIYEHALKLWEVLPEELEYDFLFSQRGVMNLAHTLGDVRESIRRVGANKLNGVDAEWLDPKQVKELCPILNINDNIRYPVMGATYQPRAGIAKHDHVAWAFARKCDEMGVDIIQNCEVTGFVKDGNRVVGVKTNRGTINTEKVGLAAAGHSSVLAEMAGFRLPIQSHPLQALVSELHEPVHPTVVMSNHVHVYVSQAHKGELVMGAGVDSYNGYGQRGSFHVIEHQMAAAVELFPIFARAHVLRTWGGIVDTTLDASPIVGNTPVENMFVNCGWGTGGFKATPAAGLTFAHNIATGSPHKLNKPFALERFETGALIDEHGAAAVAH; via the coding sequence GTGAGCGCAGACCTCCTCCCCGAGCACCCGGATTTCCTCTGGCGCAACCCGGAGCCCAAGTCCTCCTACGACGCCGTGATTGTGGGCGGCGGCGGGCACGGCCTGGCCACCGCGTACTTCCTGGCCAAGAACCACGGAATGACCAACATCGCCGTCCTGGAAAAGGGCTGGCTGGCCGGCGGCAACATGGCCCGGAACACCACCATCATCCGGTCCAACTACCTCTGGGACGAGAGCGCCGCCATCTACGAGCACGCGCTCAAGCTCTGGGAAGTCCTGCCCGAGGAGCTGGAATACGACTTCCTCTTCAGCCAGCGCGGCGTCATGAACCTGGCCCACACGCTGGGCGACGTCCGTGAAAGCATACGGCGCGTGGGCGCCAACAAGCTCAACGGCGTGGACGCCGAGTGGCTGGACCCCAAGCAGGTCAAGGAACTCTGCCCGATCCTGAACATCAATGACAACATCCGCTACCCCGTCATGGGCGCCACCTACCAGCCCCGCGCCGGCATCGCCAAGCACGACCACGTGGCCTGGGCGTTCGCCCGCAAGTGCGACGAAATGGGCGTGGACATCATCCAGAACTGCGAAGTCACCGGCTTCGTCAAGGACGGCAACCGCGTAGTGGGCGTCAAGACCAACCGCGGCACCATCAACACCGAAAAGGTGGGCCTCGCCGCCGCCGGACACAGCTCGGTCCTGGCCGAAATGGCCGGCTTCCGGCTCCCCATCCAGTCCCACCCGCTGCAGGCGCTGGTCTCCGAACTGCACGAGCCGGTCCACCCCACGGTGGTCATGTCCAACCACGTGCACGTCTACGTGTCCCAGGCCCACAAGGGCGAACTGGTGATGGGCGCCGGCGTTGACTCCTACAACGGCTACGGCCAGCGCGGCTCCTTCCACGTGATCGAGCACCAGATGGCCGCCGCCGTCGAGCTCTTCCCCATCTTCGCCCGGGCCCACGTGCTCCGGACCTGGGGCGGGATCGTGGACACCACGCTGGACGCCTCCCCCATCGTGGGCAATACGCCGGTGGAAAACATGTTCGTGAACTGCGGCTGGGGCACCGGCGGCTTCAAGGCCACCCCCGCGGCCGGGCTTACCTTCGCGCACAACATCGCCACGGGCTCTCCGCACAAGCTGAACAAGCCGTTTGCGCTGGAACGCTTCGAAACCGGCGCGCTGATCGACGAACACGGCGCCGCCGCCGTGGCCCACTAG